The Haladaptatus cibarius D43 genome window below encodes:
- a CDS encoding HIT family protein, producing the protein MTCTFCSICAGEEEAEIVNETDETLAFAPLNPISEGHILVIPKDHYETIFDIPESTLCTVVKHTKIIAERLQANGFDGANLLHDSSQHQSVPHFHLHIAPRRSDDGLDLWPESGYEESNFTLTYEHIRKKLSDEDSE; encoded by the coding sequence ATGACCTGTACATTTTGTTCAATCTGTGCTGGTGAGGAAGAGGCCGAGATTGTTAATGAAACTGATGAGACACTGGCGTTCGCCCCACTGAATCCCATTTCAGAGGGACACATTTTAGTGATTCCCAAAGACCACTACGAGACTATTTTCGATATTCCAGAGTCAACCCTCTGTACGGTAGTGAAACACACGAAAATCATCGCAGAACGGCTCCAGGCGAACGGTTTTGATGGTGCAAATCTTCTACACGACAGCAGTCAGCATCAATCGGTTCCGCACTTTCACCTGCATATCGCCCCACGCCGCAGCGATGATGGGTTAGACCTCTGGCCTGAGAGTGGATATGAGGAATCAAATTTCACCCTGACTTACGAACATATCCGGAAAAAGCTCAGCGACGAAGATTCAGAGTAG
- a CDS encoding apurinic/apyrimidinic endonuclease family protein codes for MSATRPTTVETAIECCRPTDKTPVTLDASALPSARTDLRELQRELDANDLVPAGVTVDACFDADCSFATQDEADRIRECVRSAAFLGAGTVTVEFDAVEDESKVKPSLAALKERARREGVTLELDGPLSLDS; via the coding sequence ATGAGCGCGACTCGTCCCACGACCGTCGAAACCGCGATTGAATGCTGCCGACCGACCGACAAAACGCCCGTGACGCTCGATGCGTCGGCACTTCCGAGCGCCCGAACCGACCTGCGCGAACTCCAGCGCGAACTTGACGCGAACGATCTCGTCCCCGCTGGCGTGACGGTTGACGCCTGCTTCGACGCGGACTGCTCGTTTGCCACGCAGGACGAAGCGGACAGAATTCGCGAATGCGTCCGAAGCGCCGCCTTCCTCGGCGCGGGCACCGTCACCGTCGAGTTCGACGCTGTCGAAGACGAATCGAAAGTTAAGCCCTCCCTCGCCGCCCTCAAAGAGCGTGCGCGCCGTGAAGGCGTCACGCTCGAACTCGACGGCCCGCTGTCGCTCGACTCCTAA
- the dph2 gene encoding diphthamide biosynthesis enzyme Dph2, whose protein sequence is MSQESEYSEGDLRKTGMSLKHDREWDYELDRIIEAVEERDAEKVGLQFPEGLKRRGPSVADDLRELLPDDVTILLSGQPCYGACDLDTYLMKRTDVFVHFGHSPMKNTDKVIYVPLFSNVDVFPIMEESLDELEVGDVGLVTTAQHMNRFEEMKEWLEDRGFTVHTRKGDDRLTHEGQVLGCNYASADIDADQVLYVGGGKFHPLGLAMEHPDKNVVIADPVNNVVTVANTEKFLKQRYGAVHRAMDAEKWGVIFCTKIGQGRWEIAQDIIDENDNAYLITMDEVTPDRLRNFNMDAFVNTGCPRITTDDGPQFHKPMLTPGEYEIAVGNEPLDSLQFDTFHGTW, encoded by the coding sequence ATGAGCCAAGAGAGTGAGTACAGCGAGGGGGATTTGCGGAAGACCGGAATGTCCCTCAAACACGACCGGGAGTGGGATTACGAACTCGACCGAATCATCGAAGCGGTCGAAGAGCGCGACGCCGAAAAAGTCGGCTTGCAGTTCCCCGAGGGACTCAAACGCAGAGGCCCGAGCGTGGCCGACGACCTGCGAGAACTGCTCCCCGACGACGTGACGATTCTGCTGTCGGGGCAGCCCTGCTACGGAGCCTGCGATTTGGACACCTATCTGATGAAGCGAACCGACGTGTTCGTCCACTTCGGCCACTCGCCGATGAAGAACACGGACAAGGTCATCTACGTCCCGCTGTTTTCCAACGTCGATGTCTTCCCGATCATGGAGGAATCGTTGGACGAACTCGAAGTCGGCGACGTGGGGCTGGTCACGACCGCCCAGCACATGAACCGCTTCGAGGAAATGAAAGAGTGGCTGGAAGACCGCGGTTTCACGGTTCACACCCGCAAGGGCGACGACCGACTGACCCACGAAGGGCAGGTACTCGGCTGTAACTACGCCTCCGCCGACATCGACGCAGACCAAGTGCTCTACGTCGGCGGCGGAAAGTTCCACCCGCTCGGACTGGCGATGGAACACCCCGATAAAAATGTCGTCATCGCCGACCCCGTAAACAACGTCGTCACGGTCGCGAACACCGAAAAGTTCCTGAAACAGCGCTACGGCGCGGTTCATCGCGCGATGGACGCCGAGAAGTGGGGCGTCATCTTCTGCACCAAAATCGGACAGGGTCGCTGGGAAATCGCACAGGACATCATCGACGAGAACGACAACGCCTACCTCATCACGATGGACGAGGTGACACCCGACCGTCTGCGGAACTTCAACATGGACGCCTTCGTCAACACGGGATGCCCGCGAATCACGACCGACGACGGCCCGCAGTTCCACAAACCAATGCTCACGCCCGGCGAGTACGAAATCGCGGTCGGCAACGAACCGCTCGATTCGCTCCAGTTCGACACCTTCCACGGCACGTGGTAG
- a CDS encoding YbhB/YbcL family Raf kinase inhibitor-like protein, whose product MLRRRALLRAMGGAGAVVLGIRELQRARAQTRREDTMTHFSTPAFEAGNRIPREFTCEGQNVSPPLEIDSVPDGANSLAIIVDDPDAPSGTFTHWVIWDIPPDTTRIPRAVPGMEIVADLDGAKQGENDAGELGYLGPCPPIGDGPHTYRFTLYLLEREPRLGAGATKEALLDAMGGIRLGQTRFTGEFARE is encoded by the coding sequence ATGCTCAGGAGACGCGCGCTTCTCCGGGCGATGGGTGGGGCTGGTGCTGTTGTGTTGGGAATTCGGGAACTACAGAGAGCAAGAGCGCAAACACGGAGAGAAGACACGATGACACATTTCAGCACACCAGCGTTCGAAGCGGGGAATCGGATTCCACGGGAGTTCACCTGCGAGGGGCAGAACGTCTCGCCGCCGCTCGAAATCGATTCGGTGCCGGACGGGGCGAACTCGCTCGCGATTATCGTGGACGACCCGGACGCGCCGAGCGGGACGTTCACTCACTGGGTCATCTGGGACATTCCGCCGGACACGACGCGGATTCCGCGGGCCGTTCCGGGGATGGAAATCGTCGCCGACCTCGACGGAGCGAAACAGGGCGAAAACGACGCCGGAGAACTCGGCTACCTCGGGCCGTGTCCACCGATTGGCGACGGGCCGCACACCTACCGATTTACGCTGTATCTACTCGAACGGGAACCGCGACTCGGGGCGGGCGCGACGAAGGAAGCCCTGTTGGACGCCATGGGCGGGATTCGACTGGGGCAAACTCGGTTCACGGGGGAGTTCGCGCGAGAATAG
- a CDS encoding TspO/MBR family protein, which produces METVRRSSFSWRNLPALLVCIVVCQLAGIIPSILTANDVATWYTTLQKPAFTPPSWVFGPVWTTLYLLMGIALYLVWRQGNKIALAIFAVQLALNAAWTLVFFGMRWPAGGLAVIVALMVAIGATMVIFWRVDRRASLLLVPYALWVGFAMVLNYELWRLN; this is translated from the coding sequence ATGGAAACAGTTCGCCGGTCTTCGTTCTCGTGGCGCAATCTCCCCGCCCTCCTCGTCTGTATCGTCGTGTGCCAACTCGCGGGGATCATCCCGTCGATTCTCACGGCAAACGACGTCGCAACGTGGTACACGACGCTTCAGAAACCCGCCTTCACGCCGCCGAGTTGGGTTTTCGGGCCGGTTTGGACGACGCTCTACCTGCTGATGGGCATCGCGCTGTATCTCGTCTGGCGGCAGGGGAACAAAATCGCACTCGCTATCTTCGCCGTCCAACTCGCCCTCAACGCGGCGTGGACGCTGGTCTTTTTCGGCATGCGTTGGCCTGCAGGTGGACTCGCGGTTATCGTCGCCCTGATGGTCGCCATCGGTGCGACGATGGTGATCTTTTGGCGTGTAGACCGACGAGCCTCCCTCCTGCTCGTTCCCTACGCGCTCTGGGTCGGGTTCGCAATGGTGCTGAACTACGAACTGTGGCGATTGAACTGA
- a CDS encoding Gfo/Idh/MocA family protein has protein sequence MNLGVLGTAGIAHHSFVPAVTKTDHEVTAIASRSDERAEQFATDHGIAQAFGSYEELLESDVDAVYLPLPNALHAEWTKRATDHGLHVLCEKPLAVNAEEAREMGDYCDQQGVTLMEAMMFRYYPRTERMVEAANELGVVRSVDAGFHSSLRRWPAGTRFDPDLGGGCLLDVGVYAIEVARLFLGEPDRVVARVADPEETGVETQVSGILAFPGGRTAQIDCSFRLQDAQYCRVEGTDGRLHANRAFSVGTDPSEFELYLPGRQALESFDSADPYALELERFAEYVETGERPRTDAREAARTLAVVDSLRKSEEIGEWVDIPRWVASSE, from the coding sequence ATGAATCTGGGGGTGCTGGGAACGGCAGGAATCGCACATCATTCGTTTGTTCCCGCAGTCACAAAGACCGACCACGAGGTGACGGCAATCGCGTCCCGAAGCGATGAACGCGCCGAACAGTTCGCCACAGACCATGGAATAGCGCAGGCGTTCGGGTCATACGAGGAACTGCTCGAATCCGACGTTGACGCCGTTTATCTTCCGCTTCCGAACGCGCTCCACGCCGAGTGGACGAAACGGGCCACAGACCACGGCCTGCACGTCCTCTGTGAAAAACCGCTGGCGGTGAACGCCGAGGAAGCGCGCGAGATGGGGGATTACTGCGACCAGCAAGGCGTCACGCTGATGGAGGCGATGATGTTCCGGTACTACCCCAGAACCGAGCGAATGGTGGAGGCCGCGAACGAACTCGGCGTCGTTCGCTCCGTCGATGCCGGATTTCACTCGTCGCTCCGTCGCTGGCCCGCCGGAACGCGATTCGACCCCGACCTCGGCGGGGGATGCCTGCTCGACGTGGGCGTCTACGCCATCGAAGTCGCGCGACTGTTTTTGGGCGAACCAGATCGCGTCGTCGCCCGCGTTGCAGACCCCGAGGAAACGGGCGTCGAAACGCAGGTGTCGGGTATCCTCGCGTTCCCCGGCGGTCGAACCGCACAGATTGATTGTTCGTTCCGACTGCAAGATGCCCAGTACTGTCGGGTCGAAGGAACCGATGGACGACTGCACGCAAACCGGGCATTTTCGGTCGGCACCGACCCGAGCGAGTTCGAACTCTATCTACCGGGACGACAGGCTTTGGAGTCCTTCGACTCGGCAGACCCCTACGCCCTCGAACTGGAGCGATTCGCGGAGTACGTGGAAACCGGCGAGCGTCCGCGAACCGACGCCCGCGAGGCGGCGCGGACGCTCGCCGTAGTGGACAGCCTTCGAAAAAGTGAGGAAATCGGCGAGTGGGTAGATATTCCGCGGTGGGTAGCGAGTTCGGAATAG
- a CDS encoding HAD-IIB family hydrolase: protein MVPPLVLDIDGTMTRPDDSIDPRFFDLLPDWEAPIVVATGKAFPYPVALCHFLQIPQNVIAENGGIVLVDDEITRNGDGEAAFHVAEEYVADGYELGWGESDLTNRWRETEIAVQRDQPLGPLSELASEHGLEVVDTGFAYHVKPSGVSKGQGLKAVAQLLDRDPEEFVAIGDSENDVSTFGVVRESYAVANADEKAKRAAGTVVNESYSDGTISVLEELQRGFDE, encoded by the coding sequence ATGGTTCCGCCGCTCGTTCTCGACATCGACGGCACGATGACCCGGCCAGACGACTCCATCGACCCGCGATTTTTCGACCTGCTTCCCGACTGGGAGGCCCCCATCGTGGTCGCCACCGGCAAAGCATTCCCTTACCCCGTCGCGCTCTGTCACTTCCTTCAGATTCCACAGAACGTTATCGCCGAAAACGGCGGTATCGTCCTCGTGGACGACGAAATTACACGAAACGGTGACGGCGAGGCCGCCTTCCACGTCGCCGAGGAGTACGTCGCCGACGGCTACGAACTCGGTTGGGGCGAAAGCGACCTGACGAATCGGTGGCGTGAAACAGAAATCGCGGTACAACGCGACCAACCACTCGGCCCATTGTCCGAACTCGCCAGCGAACACGGCTTGGAGGTCGTGGACACCGGGTTCGCCTACCACGTCAAACCCTCCGGCGTGAGCAAGGGACAGGGGTTGAAAGCAGTCGCCCAACTCCTCGACCGCGACCCGGAGGAGTTCGTCGCCATCGGCGATTCGGAAAACGACGTATCCACTTTCGGCGTCGTCCGCGAGAGCTATGCGGTGGCGAACGCCGACGAAAAGGCGAAACGGGCCGCCGGAACCGTGGTCAATGAGTCGTATTCGGACGGCACGATTTCTGTTCTGGAGGAGCTTCAGCGCGGGTTTGATGAGTGA
- a CDS encoding HEWD family protein: protein MAELNRPDRRRCTRCGRKDEWNESNHNWTIAGDEGRPFCLHEWNINGTHNPIVKPEG, encoded by the coding sequence ATGGCGGAACTCAATCGACCCGACCGACGCCGATGCACGCGGTGCGGGCGCAAAGACGAGTGGAACGAGTCGAACCACAACTGGACGATTGCCGGGGACGAGGGGCGTCCCTTCTGTCTTCACGAGTGGAACATCAACGGAACGCACAACCCCATCGTGAAACCGGAAGGATGA
- a CDS encoding esterase/lipase family protein has protein sequence MVDDTTSDAASTYRVNRRTVLRGTATAAVGLTGVAGTAAGFEGDDGNIVGPADFPRATTRGHFDIHWWHGDQLTNGHTATDYSTVGDIPGYGSASPEEVMISVHGWLVEQDAAPDHFQTVKTSLRNNGYDHPVIGFSYDSDTSVDNWWPATDIAERNGAKLANFITDYRARTGARVRLIGHSLGGRVVPATIKALNSWDYRDYIESATLLGAATDNDDVAVDGEYGDDFANVVGSVDNFWKSDDNVLNWAYSLGEFDSAVGEEGCEGTPPANYTDRNADYVPDHFSYHEPGDGCMPEVVSQF, from the coding sequence ATGGTAGACGATACCACCAGTGATGCAGCTTCGACCTATCGAGTAAACCGCCGAACCGTCCTGCGCGGCACGGCAACCGCCGCGGTCGGCCTCACTGGCGTGGCCGGAACCGCCGCCGGATTCGAGGGTGACGACGGGAATATCGTCGGCCCGGCGGACTTCCCCCGCGCGACGACGCGTGGCCACTTCGACATTCACTGGTGGCACGGCGACCAGTTGACCAACGGCCACACCGCGACGGATTACAGCACCGTCGGCGACATCCCCGGCTACGGGAGCGCGAGTCCGGAAGAAGTGATGATTTCCGTTCACGGCTGGCTGGTCGAGCAGGACGCCGCACCCGACCACTTTCAGACGGTGAAAACCTCGCTCCGGAACAACGGCTACGACCATCCCGTCATCGGATTCAGCTACGATTCAGACACGAGCGTCGATAACTGGTGGCCCGCAACCGACATCGCGGAGCGAAACGGCGCGAAACTCGCCAACTTCATCACCGACTACCGCGCCCGAACCGGCGCACGCGTGCGCCTCATCGGTCACTCGCTCGGTGGTCGAGTCGTCCCCGCGACAATCAAAGCACTCAACTCGTGGGACTACCGCGATTACATCGAATCCGCGACCCTCCTCGGCGCGGCGACGGACAACGACGACGTTGCAGTAGATGGCGAGTACGGCGACGATTTCGCAAACGTCGTCGGGTCGGTGGACAACTTCTGGAAGAGCGACGACAACGTGCTGAACTGGGCTTACTCGCTCGGCGAGTTCGATTCCGCCGTCGGCGAGGAAGGCTGTGAGGGTACTCCACCAGCGAACTACACCGACCGCAACGCGGACTACGTCCCTGACCACTTCTCCTACCACGAACCCGGCGATGGCTGTATGCCGGAAGTGGTCTCGCAGTTCTAA
- a CDS encoding EthD family reductase, translating to MIKMVDLLVRKEGMTHEEFEDYWLNEHSEIAKELPGLRKYVTSVSKDPEKAGYDGVLELYFDSTDDMKAAFGSEQGEKVMADAAEFIDTDAGPTLILDETVQVDDLE from the coding sequence ATGATAAAGATGGTCGATTTGCTGGTTCGCAAAGAGGGTATGACCCACGAGGAGTTCGAAGACTACTGGCTCAACGAACACTCAGAAATCGCAAAGGAACTCCCCGGCCTGCGTAAATACGTTACCTCCGTCTCGAAAGACCCGGAAAAAGCGGGCTACGACGGCGTTCTCGAACTGTACTTCGACTCCACCGACGACATGAAAGCCGCCTTCGGTTCCGAGCAGGGCGAGAAAGTGATGGCTGACGCCGCGGAGTTCATCGATACGGATGCGGGGCCGACACTCATCCTCGACGAGACGGTGCAGGTTGACGACCTCGAATAA
- a CDS encoding YlbF family regulator, which yields MSNEETSVEEMATELGEAIADTPEYRQFEETKAEVEANEEAQEKIKKFERLRQEFMLARQTGEATQEDVEKVQDAQEDLHSLPVMSDYLAAQDELSARLEDLNRAISAPIAVDFGQQAGGCCQDE from the coding sequence GTGAGCAACGAGGAAACCAGTGTCGAGGAGATGGCGACCGAACTCGGCGAGGCAATCGCGGACACGCCCGAATACCGGCAGTTCGAGGAGACGAAAGCCGAAGTCGAAGCGAACGAGGAGGCACAGGAGAAAATCAAGAAGTTCGAACGTCTCCGGCAGGAGTTCATGCTCGCGCGCCAGACCGGCGAGGCGACCCAAGAGGACGTGGAGAAGGTGCAGGACGCCCAAGAAGACCTCCACTCGCTTCCCGTGATGTCGGACTACCTCGCGGCACAGGACGAACTCTCGGCCCGACTCGAAGACCTGAACCGTGCCATTTCCGCCCCGATTGCGGTCGATTTCGGCCAGCAGGCTGGCGGTTGCTGTCAGGACGAGTAA
- the glpA gene encoding anaerobic glycerol-3-phosphate dehydrogenase subunit GlpA: MANDAEVLVVGGGSTGTGIARDLALRGVDVTLVEKGNLTHGTTGRMHGLLHSGGRYAVSDQASATECIEENRVLRDIASHCVEMTGGQFVQLEGDSDDYFEEKLRGCRECGIPAEVLTAKEARDQEPYLTKDVKRAISVPDGAIDPFRLCVANAADAEMHGARIETHAEVTDVLVDENDVVGVEVRHESGPGKRNHARPGTKEEIRADYVVNATGAWAGQLGEMAGVDIEVRPSKGVMVVMNCRQVDTVINHCRPKGDADIIVPHEVTAILGTTDEEVSDPENYPEEGWEVDMMIDQLSKLVPILRDSRTVRSFWGVRPLYEPPGTGTTDPTDITRDFFLLDHEERDGLTGLTSIVGGKFTTYRAMAEQISDHVCDQLGVRGRCRTADEPLPGSDDFSILRDYMDEFGIRSPIGRRSVQRLGSRADDVLKTDGPNPVLCECEAVTQSEIQDAIDGSGTDLNAVRIRTRASMGNCQGGICCHRMANELHPEHDEPTAREALDELFQERWKGERHALWGEQLSQAALNYALHATTMNRDAPEANGGQDAETDTIDFSAFDAGRNGKGVVDGDGGINGD, translated from the coding sequence ATGGCAAACGACGCCGAAGTGCTCGTCGTGGGGGGTGGCTCGACGGGCACGGGCATCGCCCGCGACCTCGCATTGCGGGGAGTTGACGTGACGCTGGTGGAAAAAGGCAATCTAACCCACGGAACGACGGGCCGGATGCACGGCCTGCTCCACAGCGGCGGCCGGTACGCCGTCTCCGACCAAGCGAGCGCCACGGAATGTATCGAAGAAAATCGCGTCCTCCGGGACATCGCCAGCCACTGCGTCGAGATGACGGGCGGCCAGTTCGTCCAGTTGGAAGGTGACTCCGACGACTATTTCGAGGAAAAACTCCGAGGCTGTCGGGAGTGTGGCATCCCGGCGGAAGTCCTCACCGCGAAGGAAGCGCGCGATCAAGAACCCTACCTGACGAAGGACGTAAAACGCGCAATCTCGGTTCCCGACGGTGCAATCGACCCGTTCCGTCTCTGCGTCGCCAACGCCGCCGACGCGGAGATGCACGGCGCGCGAATCGAAACGCACGCGGAAGTGACTGACGTACTCGTGGACGAAAACGACGTGGTCGGCGTCGAAGTCCGCCACGAAAGCGGGCCGGGCAAGCGAAACCACGCGAGGCCCGGCACGAAAGAAGAAATCCGGGCCGACTACGTGGTCAACGCGACTGGGGCGTGGGCCGGGCAACTCGGCGAGATGGCGGGCGTGGATATCGAAGTTCGTCCCTCGAAAGGCGTGATGGTCGTGATGAACTGCCGACAAGTAGATACGGTCATCAACCACTGCCGACCGAAAGGCGACGCAGACATCATCGTCCCGCACGAGGTGACCGCGATTCTCGGAACGACCGACGAGGAAGTTTCTGACCCTGAAAACTACCCCGAAGAAGGCTGGGAAGTTGATATGATGATAGACCAGTTGTCGAAACTGGTTCCCATCCTTCGTGACTCCCGAACGGTTCGGTCGTTTTGGGGTGTTCGCCCGCTGTACGAACCGCCGGGGACGGGAACCACAGACCCGACGGACATCACGCGGGATTTCTTCCTCTTAGACCACGAGGAACGCGACGGCCTAACCGGCCTGACCAGCATCGTCGGCGGGAAGTTCACCACGTATCGGGCGATGGCGGAACAGATTTCCGACCACGTCTGCGACCAACTCGGGGTTCGCGGCAGATGTAGAACCGCCGACGAACCGCTCCCCGGAAGCGACGATTTTTCGATCCTCCGCGATTACATGGACGAGTTCGGAATTCGCTCGCCAATCGGACGGCGGAGCGTCCAGCGACTCGGCAGTCGGGCCGACGACGTCCTGAAAACGGACGGGCCGAACCCGGTTCTCTGTGAATGTGAAGCCGTCACGCAGTCCGAAATTCAAGACGCAATCGACGGGTCGGGCACCGACCTGAATGCGGTTCGAATTCGAACCCGTGCCTCGATGGGCAACTGTCAGGGCGGCATCTGTTGTCATCGGATGGCGAACGAACTCCATCCGGAACACGACGAACCGACCGCCCGCGAAGCACTGGACGAACTGTTTCAGGAACGCTGGAAGGGCGAGCGCCACGCCCTCTGGGGCGAACAGCTCTCGCAGGCCGCGCTGAACTATGCGCTCCACGCGACGACGATGAACCGGGATGCCCCGGAGGCGAACGGAGGGCAGGACGCCGAAACCGACACCATCGACTTCTCGGCGTTCGACGCAGGTCGAAACGGAAAGGGAGTCGTCGATGGCGACGGAGGAATTAATGGCGATTGA
- the glpK gene encoding glycerol kinase GlpK codes for MAPSETYVGSIDQGTTGTRFMVFDHSGAVVANAYEKHEQIYPEPGWVEHDPLEIWENTKSVTQSALAEAGIEAEQLAAIGVTNQRETTLLWDADTGKPVHNAIVWQDRRTTDRIERLEADGKTDDVRAKTGLEPDAYFSATKAEWLLDNADPIKTQRARPADLRDRAETGEILFGTIDSWLIHNLTGNHITDVTNASRTMLFDIHEMDWDEELCTEFDVPKEMLPEVRPSSDDDTYGSTDAEGFLGAEVPVAGALGDQQAALFGQTCFDAGDAKNTYGTGSFFLLNTGEEAVTSEHGLLTTVGFQRSGEPVQYALEGSIFVTGAAIEWLVDMDLIEDAIETETLARSVDSTDGVFMVPAFTGLGAPHWNQRARGTLVGMTRGTRKEHVVRATLESIAFQTRDVAEAMEADSGIEVESLRVDGGAVKNNFLCQLQSDILGTDIVRPVVDETTALGSAYAAGLAVGYWETVDELRNNWQVDREFETEMELNGTEADEKYGRWQDAVSRSLDWAQEGSD; via the coding sequence ATGGCACCGAGTGAAACCTACGTCGGTTCAATCGACCAAGGGACAACCGGGACTCGATTCATGGTGTTCGACCACAGCGGGGCGGTCGTGGCCAACGCCTACGAAAAACACGAACAGATTTATCCCGAACCAGGGTGGGTCGAACACGACCCGCTCGAAATCTGGGAGAACACGAAGTCGGTCACCCAGTCCGCGCTCGCGGAGGCGGGCATCGAGGCCGAGCAACTCGCGGCCATCGGCGTCACCAATCAGCGCGAGACGACCCTTCTCTGGGATGCAGACACCGGCAAACCGGTTCACAACGCAATCGTCTGGCAAGACCGGCGAACCACCGACCGAATCGAGCGGTTGGAAGCGGACGGCAAAACGGACGACGTTCGCGCCAAGACGGGCCTCGAACCGGACGCCTATTTCTCGGCGACGAAAGCCGAATGGTTGCTCGACAACGCCGACCCCATCAAAACCCAGCGCGCGCGACCCGCGGACTTGCGCGACCGAGCCGAAACCGGCGAAATTCTGTTCGGTACAATCGACTCGTGGCTCATTCACAATTTGACGGGCAACCACATCACGGACGTAACGAACGCCTCGCGGACGATGCTGTTCGACATCCACGAGATGGATTGGGACGAGGAATTGTGTACCGAGTTCGACGTTCCCAAAGAGATGCTTCCGGAGGTTCGACCCTCCAGCGACGACGACACCTACGGTTCGACCGACGCCGAAGGATTCCTCGGTGCGGAAGTGCCCGTCGCCGGCGCGCTCGGCGACCAGCAGGCCGCCCTGTTCGGGCAGACCTGCTTCGACGCCGGAGACGCGAAAAACACCTATGGGACGGGAAGTTTCTTCCTACTCAACACGGGCGAAGAGGCAGTGACGAGCGAACACGGCCTGCTCACGACGGTCGGCTTCCAGCGGTCGGGCGAACCGGTGCAGTACGCGCTGGAAGGGTCGATTTTCGTCACGGGCGCGGCAATCGAGTGGCTGGTCGATATGGATTTAATCGAGGACGCAATCGAGACGGAAACCCTCGCGCGAAGCGTCGATTCCACTGACGGCGTTTTCATGGTGCCAGCGTTCACCGGACTGGGCGCACCCCACTGGAACCAGCGTGCTCGCGGGACGCTCGTGGGGATGACCCGCGGCACCAGAAAAGAACACGTCGTGCGGGCAACCCTCGAATCCATCGCGTTCCAAACCCGCGACGTAGCCGAAGCGATGGAGGCCGACAGCGGCATCGAAGTCGAATCCCTGCGCGTGGACGGCGGCGCGGTGAAGAACAACTTCCTCTGTCAACTCCAATCCGACATCCTCGGAACCGACATCGTTCGTCCTGTCGTGGACGAAACGACAGCACTCGGGTCGGCCTACGCCGCCGGACTCGCGGTTGGCTACTGGGAAACCGTAGACGAACTTCGGAACAACTGGCAGGTTGACCGCGAGTTCGAGACGGAAATGGAACTGAACGGCACCGAAGCCGACGAAAAGTACGGCCGCTGGCAGGACGCGGTTTCGCGCTCGCTCGACTGGGCGCAGGAAGGAAGTGACTAA
- a CDS encoding arsenate-mycothiol transferase ArsC, with product MDDDTLSTPRIAFVCVQNAGRSQMATAFAEEETDERTLDVEILTGGTHPEDEVHDVVVSAMAELGIDISGRNPRKITTDELISCDYVATMGCSTLDVSEAESKVEVRDWDLDDPHGESIEGVREIRDEIHERVSDLFDEIESERRV from the coding sequence ATGGACGACGACACGCTCTCTACACCCCGTATCGCCTTCGTCTGCGTGCAGAACGCCGGGCGAAGCCAGATGGCAACTGCCTTCGCCGAGGAAGAAACCGACGAACGAACGCTCGACGTGGAAATTCTGACGGGCGGCACCCACCCCGAAGACGAGGTTCACGATGTCGTCGTCTCCGCGATGGCCGAACTCGGCATCGACATTTCAGGACGAAACCCGCGCAAAATCACGACAGACGAACTGATTTCGTGCGATTACGTGGCAACCATGGGCTGTTCGACGCTGGACGTGAGCGAAGCCGAGAGCAAGGTAGAAGTGCGCGACTGGGATTTAGACGACCCGCACGGAGAGAGTATTGAGGGAGTCCGCGAGATTCGGGACGAAATCCATGAGCGCGTCAGCGACCTGTTCGACGAAATCGAATCAGAACGGCGGGTCTAA